A genome region from Rattus norvegicus strain BN/NHsdMcwi chromosome 17, GRCr8, whole genome shotgun sequence includes the following:
- the Faf2 gene encoding FAS-associated factor 2 isoform 2 (isoform 2 is encoded by transcript variant 2), producing the protein MLPFRFTYYTILDIFRFALRFIRPDPRSRVTDPVGDIVSFMHSFEEKYGRAHPVFYQGTYSQALSDAKRELRFLLVYLHGDDHQDSDEFCRNALCAPEVISLINSRMLFWACSTNKPEGYRVSQALRENTYPFLAMIMLKDRRMTVVGRLEGLIQPDDLINQLTFIMDANQTYLVSERLEREERNQTQVLRQQQDEAYLASLRADQEKERKKREERERKRRKEEEVQQQKLAEERRRQNLQEEKERKLECLPPEPSPDDPDSVKIIFKLPNDSRVERRFHFSQSLTVIHDFLFSLKESPEKFQIEANFPRRVLPCVPSEEWPNPPTLQEAGLSHTEVLFVQDLTDE; encoded by the exons ATGCTTCCATTCCGGTTTACCTATTACACGATACTTGATATATTTAG GTTTGCTCTTCGTTTTATACGGCCTGACCCTCGCAGCCGGGTCACTGACCCTGTTGGGGACATTGTTTCATTTATGCACTCTTTTGAAGAGAAATATGGGAGGGCACACCCTGTCTTCTACCAGGGAACGTACAGCCAG GCACTTAGTGACGCCAAGCGGGAACTTCGATTTCTTTTGGTTTATCTTCATGGGGATGACCACCAGGACTCTGATGAGTTCTGCCG CAATGCTCTCTGCGCACCTGAGGTCATCTCGCTGATAAACAGCCGGATGCTTTTTTGGGCTTGTTCTACAAACAAACCGGAGGGGTACAGGG TCTCCCAGGCTTTACGAGAGAACACCTATCCATTCCTGGCTATGATTATGTTGAAGGACCGGCGAATGACTGTGGTAGGAAGGCTCGAAGGCCTCATTCAACCTGATGACCTCATCAACCAGTTGACGTTCATTATGGATGCAAACCAGACTTACCTGGTGTCAGAACGCCTAGAAAG GGAAGaaaggaaccaaacccaggtgctGAGACAACAgcaggatgaagcctacctggctTCTCTCAGGGCAGaccaggagaaagagaggaagaaaagggaggagagagagcggAAGCGccggaaggaggaggaggtgcagCAGCAGAAGCTGGCGGAGGAGCGAAGGCGGCAG AACttacaggaggagaaggagaggaagctggagtgcCTGCCCCCTGAGCCCTCCCCAGATGACCCTGACAGTGTCAAGATCATTTTCAAGTTACCCAATGATTCCAGAGTAGAGCGACGATTCCATTTTTCACAGTCTCTAACA GTCATCCACGACTTCTTATTCTCCTTGAAGGAAAGCCCTGAAAAGTTTCAGATTGAAGCCAATTTTCCAAGACGGGTACTTCCCTGTGTCCCTTCAGAGGAATGGCCCAACCCCCCCACCCTGCAGGAGGCGGGACTAAGCCACACAGAAGTTCTCTTTGTTCAGGACCTGACAGACGAATGA
- the Faf2 gene encoding FAS-associated factor 2 isoform X2 yields the protein MSKRVYQVFSIHLHLDPYRLIQLTTGSTATLSQDHNQGFALRFIRPDPRSRVTDPVGDIVSFMHSFEEKYGRAHPVFYQGTYSQALSDAKRELRFLLVYLHGDDHQDSDEFCRNALCAPEVISLINSRMLFWACSTNKPEGYRVSQALRENTYPFLAMIMLKDRRMTVVGRLEGLIQPDDLINQLTFIMDANQTYLVSERLEREERNQTQVLRQQQDEAYLASLRADQEKERKKREERERKRRKEEEVQQQKLAEERRRQNLQEEKERKLECLPPEPSPDDPDSVKIIFKLPNDSRVERRFHFSQSLTVIHDFLFSLKESPEKFQIEANFPRRVLPCVPSEEWPNPPTLQEAGLSHTEVLFVQDLTDE from the exons GTTTGCTCTTCGTTTTATACGGCCTGACCCTCGCAGCCGGGTCACTGACCCTGTTGGGGACATTGTTTCATTTATGCACTCTTTTGAAGAGAAATATGGGAGGGCACACCCTGTCTTCTACCAGGGAACGTACAGCCAG GCACTTAGTGACGCCAAGCGGGAACTTCGATTTCTTTTGGTTTATCTTCATGGGGATGACCACCAGGACTCTGATGAGTTCTGCCG CAATGCTCTCTGCGCACCTGAGGTCATCTCGCTGATAAACAGCCGGATGCTTTTTTGGGCTTGTTCTACAAACAAACCGGAGGGGTACAGGG TCTCCCAGGCTTTACGAGAGAACACCTATCCATTCCTGGCTATGATTATGTTGAAGGACCGGCGAATGACTGTGGTAGGAAGGCTCGAAGGCCTCATTCAACCTGATGACCTCATCAACCAGTTGACGTTCATTATGGATGCAAACCAGACTTACCTGGTGTCAGAACGCCTAGAAAG GGAAGaaaggaaccaaacccaggtgctGAGACAACAgcaggatgaagcctacctggctTCTCTCAGGGCAGaccaggagaaagagaggaagaaaagggaggagagagagcggAAGCGccggaaggaggaggaggtgcagCAGCAGAAGCTGGCGGAGGAGCGAAGGCGGCAG AACttacaggaggagaaggagaggaagctggagtgcCTGCCCCCTGAGCCCTCCCCAGATGACCCTGACAGTGTCAAGATCATTTTCAAGTTACCCAATGATTCCAGAGTAGAGCGACGATTCCATTTTTCACAGTCTCTAACA GTCATCCACGACTTCTTATTCTCCTTGAAGGAAAGCCCTGAAAAGTTTCAGATTGAAGCCAATTTTCCAAGACGGGTACTTCCCTGTGTCCCTTCAGAGGAATGGCCCAACCCCCCCACCCTGCAGGAGGCGGGACTAAGCCACACAGAAGTTCTCTTTGTTCAGGACCTGACAGACGAATGA